GTGCCGAACTACAACCTGATGGGACCGGTCAAGGCCGCGCTGGAAGCGTCGGTGCGCTACATGGCGGCGGAACTCGGCGACCGGCGCATTCGTGTGCATGCGCTTTCGCCAGGGCGGATCGGCACCCGCGCCGCCTCGGGGCTCGCGCACTTCGACCAACTGCTCGGCGACGTTTGGGCGCGCGCGCCGCAGCACATGCTGGCGCGCCTCGACGACATCGGCAACGTCGCCGCGTTCCTGGCCAGCGATGGTGCACGCATGTTGACCGGAAACGTCGAGTACGTCGACGGCGGTTTTCACGTGATGGGCTGACCGGTGCCGGCCCGGACCCGGCATGCAAGGCGACGCGTGTGTCTTGCGATCACGATTTCCTCGTTGGTCGGAATGACCCATGCGGACACCTCGCTGTCCGGCCGGGTGATGCATGCATTGCCGGCTTCGTTGGCGACATCGTCGAGCCGCACACTGAGCCATGCGGCACCCTCGCATATCCGCTTGCGCATCTGGGTCGCATGCTCGCCGATGCCGGCGGTGAACACGATGGCATCCAGGCCCTGCAGCGCGAAGGCCAGCGAGCCCAGTTCGCGCCCGACGCGATAGACCATGAGGTCGAGTGCTTGCGCCGCGCGCGGCTCGGCACTGTGCAGCAGCGTGCGGACGTCGTGGCTGATGCCGGATACGCCAAGCAGGCCCGACTCATGGTACAGCAGGTGCGACACCGCCTCGGGACTCAAACCTTTTTCCTGCACCAAGTAGAGCACCACGGCAGGATCGATGCTGCCGCTGCGGGTACCCATCGGCAGGCCATCGAGCGCCGAAAAGCCCATGCTGCTGGCGATGCTCCTGCCCTTGGACAGCGCGCACATGCTGGCGCCGTTGCCCAGGTGGGCGACGACGACCCTGTCCGCGCCGTCCGGCAGGTAGCGCGGCAGTTCTCCCGCGATGTACTCATAGGACAGGCCGTGAAAGCCGTAACGCATCACGCCCTCGCCCTGCAGGGCGCGTGGCAAGGCGTACATCCTCGACACCGGCGGATTCCCGAGGTGGAAGGCCGTGTCGAAACAGGCGACCTGCGGCAGCGCCGGGTGCAATGCGGCGATCGCGCGGATCGCGGCCAGGTTGTGCGGTTGGTGCAAGGGCGCCAGCGGCGCCAGACGCGCCAGTCGTTCGACGACGCCGTCATCGACGCAGACGGGCCCGGCGAACAGGTTGCCGCCATGGACCACGCGGTGTCCGACCGCCGCCAGCCGGTCCGGGCCGAGGTGGGCGTCGATCCAGCCGAGCAGCATGCCCAGCACCGCCGCGTGATCGGCTCCGGCCGCGAACGCCTGCTGGTGCAGTACGCCGCCGCCGGCATCGCACGCGAGAAAGCGCGGCGCCTCGCCCAGGTCCTCGATCGCGCCATGGCTGCGCAGCAGCAGCGCGTCGCCGTCTGCGACGTAAATCGAGAACTTGATGCTCGACGAGCCGGCGTTCAGGGCGACGTAGGCCGGCTTCAACCCTGTTCTCCTTTCAGCGACGGCGATCCGGCATCGCCCAATTGACCGCCCGCTAGCATCACCGCCAGCGCACACGACGCCATGCGCGCCAGGCTGCCGTCGGCGCGGCTGGTCAGGATGACCGGCACGCGCGCCCCGAGCACGATGCCCGCCACCTCCGCATCGGCCAGGTATTCGAGCTGCTTGGCCAGCATGTTCCCTGCCTCGAGGTCCGGCACCACCAGGATGTCGGCCTTGCCGGCCACCGGCGACACCAGGCCCTTGGTCCTGGCTGCATCCGCCGAGACCGCCAAGTCGAACGCCATCGGCCCGTCCAGGATCGCCCCGGTGATCTGCCCGCGGTCCGCCATCTTGCACAGCGCGGCCGCTTCGATCGTCGAGCGGATCTTCGGGTAGATGGTCTCGAGCGCCGACAGGATCGCCACATGGGGCGTCCCGATCCCGAGCGCGTGCGCCAGGTCGATCGCGTTCTGGATGATGTCGCGCTTGTCCTCGAGCGTCGGGTAGATGTTGACCGCCGCATCGGTGACGAACAGCGGCCGCGGATAGGACGGCACGTCGATCGCGTACACATGGCTGATGCGCCGGCCGGCCTGCAGGCCGCATGCCTTGTCGACCACGGCATGCATCAGCTCGTCGGTATGCAGGGCGCCCTTCATCAGCGCGCGCACCTTGCCCGCGCGCGCCAGCGCGACCGCCTCGGCGGCCGCGGCCTGGCTGTGCGCCGCAGGCACGACCTGGTAGGGCGCCAGGTCGATCCCGGCGCTGTCGGCGGCCTTGCGGATCCGCGCTTCCGGACCGACGAAAACCGGCGCGATCAGCCCGGCGCGCGCGGCTTCGACGGCGCCGGCGAGCGACACCGCGTCGACGGCATGCACCACGGCCGTGGACAGCGGCGGCTGGCTGGACGCGGCGCCGATCAGCGCGCGATAGCGCCGTCCACGCTCGCGCAACACCACCTTCGGCAGCTCGGTGCGCGGCCGCGACACTTTTTCGGTCGGCGCGACGATCTCGGCGACGCCCTTCACCACGGGCATACGGTCCTGGTTGACCACCTCGCAGTCGAGCTTGACATGATGGTTGGCCGGATCGAGTTCCGTGATGGTGACCTTGACCGTCACCGTGTCGCCGAGCGCCACCGGGCGCAGGAAGCGCAGCGACTGGCCGAGGTAGATCGTTCCCGGCCCGGGCAGCATGGTGCCGAGCACGGTGGACACCAGCGCGCCGCTCCACATCCCGTGCGCGATCACCTTGTGGAACATGTCGCCTTTCGCGTATTCCTCGTCGAGGTGGGCCGGATTCACGTCGCCCGACATGACGGCGAACAGTTCGATGTCCTTCTGGGCCAGGGTCCTTGTCAGGCTGGCGCTGTCGCCGATGCGCAGTTCGTCGAAGGTACGGTTTTCGATGGTGTCCACGGCGGGGCTTTCCGGTTCGATGTTGTTCGGCAGGGTTTGCTGGCGCGGCTGGCTTCATCACCGGCGCGACGATCAACGCGAATGGCGGCCAGTATCCTCGCCGATCAACCCTTCCGGTATTTTGCAGGCCGCCCGGGCCAGTACGACGTGGTCGCGGCCGCCGGTCTTGGCGCATGCCTGCCCGGCTCAGTGCAAGCAGCGCAGCCGGCGCGGCCACGTCATCTGCGCGGGACGCGCCGCGTTCGCGCGCCCGCGCGCGCGCGCCTGGACGGGTAGCGGGAGCAGTGCGGGTCCGGTCATCAGCCGATGCGACGACATCACGTCGTCAAGCGCGGCCGTCAACTGCCTGCCCAGCCTCGCGTCGCCCAGTTCGACCAGCGGTGCGGCGCGATGCAGCGCGCACAGGACCGTCGCGTTGTCCTGGCGGCGCTCGCGCAGGCAGGGATCGGCGCAGCGCTCCAGGATCGTTTCTTCGTGGCGTAGGCCGGCCTCGATCTGCGCGACCAGGTGCGGGAAGCGCTGGACGAAACCGGTATCGTCCTCGGCCAGTATCTGCTTGATGTGTCCGCACAAGGTCTTGCGTAGATGCCGCAAGGCGGCGTGCGTGGCGGGAGGGTTGGCTTTGCCTGTCAGGAACCTCATGATCGTCCTCATGTCCAGTGTGATGCGCCAGTGTCGATGGCGAAATGTCGTGCTTGTTTGACCGTGCTGTTCGGGAGCGGCGGCGTCGCGGTCGAGGTGGCGCGCGACCAGGCCGACACGCTGCGCTACGCTTGCAAGACGTACTGCCCGGGCGCGTCGGGACAGCCGGCCAGCGGTGGCGGCGCCACGACCTGGGGGCCGGCCCGGCGCGCCAGCCAGGTTTCCCAGGCCGGCCACCAGCTGCCCCCATGCTGTACGGCGTCGGCCTGCCAGCTGTCCGGGTCGACGTAGGGCGCGTCATGCGCGTGTGTCGCGGCCTGGTAGGCGCGATGCGGCGTGCCCGGCGGCGACACCACGCCGGCGTTGTGGCCGCCGGAAGTGAGCAGGAACGTCACCTCGGTATCGGTCAAGGGCATGATCTTGTAGACCGAGCGCCAGGGCGCCACGTGGTCGGTCAGGGTGCCGACTGCGAAGATCGGAATCCGGATGTCGGTCAGGGACACCGGGTGGCCGTCGACGATGTAGCGCGCGTTGGCGAGACGGTTCTTCAGGAACAGCCTGCGCAGGTATTCCGAATGCATGCGGCAGGGCATGCGCGTGGCGTCGGCATTCCACGACGCCAGGTCGTTGTCCTTGTCGGGCAGGTCGAGCAGGTAGTGGCGCAGGCGGCGCGACCAGATCAGGTCGTTGGAGCGCAGCAGCTGGAACGCCCCGGCCATCTGGCGCGTGTCGAGGTAGCCCTGCTGCCACATCGCCGCTTCCAGGTACGCGACTTCGCTGTCGTCGATGAACAGCGACAGCTCGCCCGGCTCTGTGAAATCGACCTGGGCCGCCAGCAGCGTCATGCTGGCCAGCCTTTCGTCGCCGTCGCGCGCCATCGCGGCCGCCGCGATCGACAGCAGGGTGCCGCCCAGGCAGTAGCCGCAGGCGTTGATCTTCGCTGCGCCGGTCTGGTTGCCTATCGCGTCCAGGGCCGCCATCACGCCCAGTTCGCGGTAGTCTTCCATCGACAGGTCGCGGTCGCCGGCATCCGGGTTCTTCCATGAGATGATGTACACGGTATGGCCATGTTCGACCAGGTAGCGCACCAGCGAATTCCCGGGCGACAGGTCGAGGATGTAGTACTTCATGATCCAGGCCGGGACGATCAGAAGCGGCACCGCATGCACCTTCGGCGTCTGCGCATCGTAGCGGATCAGCTCGATGAGCCGGTTCCTCATCACCACCTTGCCGGGCGTGACGGCGACGTCTCGACCCGGCCGGAATGGCAACGGCGCCGGCTTGCGCTCGAGCGCGCGCGCGACGTCGGCGGCCATGCGTTGCGCGCCCCGGACCAGGTTGCGCCCGCCGCTGGCGATCGTCGCCTGCTGCACCACCGGGTTGGTGGCCACGAAATTCGAAGGCGCGACACCGTCGAGCAGCTGGCGTGCGACGAAGCTGACCACGTCGGTATGATGCGGCGAGACGCCGCGCACCTCGGTGGTGGCGCGTTGCCACCATTGCTCGGTCAGCAGGAAGGCCTGGCTGACGGCGTTCCAGGGCCAGGCCTGCCACGCCGGGTCGGCAAAGCGCTTGTCCTGGGCC
This genomic stretch from Massilia sp. 9096 harbors:
- a CDS encoding acetate/propionate family kinase, coding for MKPAYVALNAGSSSIKFSIYVADGDALLLRSHGAIEDLGEAPRFLACDAGGGVLHQQAFAAGADHAAVLGMLLGWIDAHLGPDRLAAVGHRVVHGGNLFAGPVCVDDGVVERLARLAPLAPLHQPHNLAAIRAIAALHPALPQVACFDTAFHLGNPPVSRMYALPRALQGEGVMRYGFHGLSYEYIAGELPRYLPDGADRVVVAHLGNGASMCALSKGRSIASSMGFSALDGLPMGTRSGSIDPAVVLYLVQEKGLSPEAVSHLLYHESGLLGVSGISHDVRTLLHSAEPRAAQALDLMVYRVGRELGSLAFALQGLDAIVFTAGIGEHATQMRKRICEGAAWLSVRLDDVANEAGNACITRPDSEVSAWVIPTNEEIVIARHTRRLACRVRAGTGQPIT
- a CDS encoding bifunctional enoyl-CoA hydratase/phosphate acetyltransferase, translating into MDTIENRTFDELRIGDSASLTRTLAQKDIELFAVMSGDVNPAHLDEEYAKGDMFHKVIAHGMWSGALVSTVLGTMLPGPGTIYLGQSLRFLRPVALGDTVTVKVTITELDPANHHVKLDCEVVNQDRMPVVKGVAEIVAPTEKVSRPRTELPKVVLRERGRRYRALIGAASSQPPLSTAVVHAVDAVSLAGAVEAARAGLIAPVFVGPEARIRKAADSAGIDLAPYQVVPAAHSQAAAAEAVALARAGKVRALMKGALHTDELMHAVVDKACGLQAGRRISHVYAIDVPSYPRPLFVTDAAVNIYPTLEDKRDIIQNAIDLAHALGIGTPHVAILSALETIYPKIRSTIEAAALCKMADRGQITGAILDGPMAFDLAVSADAARTKGLVSPVAGKADILVVPDLEAGNMLAKQLEYLADAEVAGIVLGARVPVILTSRADGSLARMASCALAVMLAGGQLGDAGSPSLKGEQG
- a CDS encoding alpha/beta hydrolase, with protein sequence MTTQPFFVPPSERRREASTWQGSAGSGDAGAGAGHVAADLLLNGWLGRLTGYLSPAALAGAWQDWASHLLLSPSKQLELVLQGQSAALRWLQFCADATRQCPATSLQPLAQDKRFADPAWQAWPWNAVSQAFLLTEQWWQRATTEVRGVSPHHTDVVSFVARQLLDGVAPSNFVATNPVVQQATIASGGRNLVRGAQRMAADVARALERKPAPLPFRPGRDVAVTPGKVVMRNRLIELIRYDAQTPKVHAVPLLIVPAWIMKYYILDLSPGNSLVRYLVEHGHTVYIISWKNPDAGDRDLSMEDYRELGVMAALDAIGNQTGAAKINACGYCLGGTLLSIAAAAMARDGDERLASMTLLAAQVDFTEPGELSLFIDDSEVAYLEAAMWQQGYLDTRQMAGAFQLLRSNDLIWSRRLRHYLLDLPDKDNDLASWNADATRMPCRMHSEYLRRLFLKNRLANARYIVDGHPVSLTDIRIPIFAVGTLTDHVAPWRSVYKIMPLTDTEVTFLLTSGGHNAGVVSPPGTPHRAYQAATHAHDAPYVDPDSWQADAVQHGGSWWPAWETWLARRAGPQVVAPPPLAGCPDAPGQYVLQA